Genomic DNA from Arthrobacter sp. B1I2:
TCCAGGCCAGCCACCAGATGGGCGCTCCCACCACCAGGGAACTGACGCCACCCAGGAGGAGGGTTCGGGTAGCGCCTCCCGCCAGCGGAGAGACTGCTGCGGCGAGCAACGCGTTCACCACGACGCCGACGCCGGAAGCGGCTGCCGCAAGAGCCACGGCGGACGTCACCAGAAGGCTGGCCCGGCGGGTGCGGGTGGAGCGGTGGATGGAGGCGGTGCGGTGGTACCGCCATACCGGGGCCCCGATAACGGCGGCAGCGATGGCCGGGGCCAGCGGTTCGAGCAGGTCGTTCAGCGGGTCACTCCTGTCGAACGCCAGCCGCAGGAGGACAAACAGGATGACGCCCAGCCCGCCCAAAGCGGTCATCCCGGCGACGAAGATGCCGACGGCAATGATGGCGACGTCCACCAGCCCAGTCCGGAAGCGCCGTCCGCCTTCCCGGAACCAGTGCCACCACCACACCACCGCTCCGCCTGCTGCCCAGATGAGGGACCGCAGGATGGGAAACCACCAGGGCTCGAGGGTGGCAGTAGACATGAAGCCGCGGATTGCGACGTCCAGAAGTGCACTCAGCGCGGCAATTGCCGCTCCGGCGCCGAGCAACAGGCCAAAAACGGAGCCCACGACGGCGCGCACGTCCTCAAGATGCGACGACGGTTTGCTGGGGTGCTTCCACATCCACCGGTGCCACCACCAGATACCTGCCCACACAAGGCCGCTGGCCAATCGGGACGGCCAATGGCTTTCCTGTCTGTCAACAAGGGATGCGGCAAGGTTCAGCAGCGATGTGGTGGCGATGATGAGCGAAAACGCGTACATGCCGGTGACGTACAGACCCCAACCCGGCGCCCTGCGTTCCGCTACCTCGTCCAGCCTCTTCCATGCAAACCACCACAGCAGCAGCGCCAGTGGGCCGCCGATCAGGGTGAACGCGAGGGACAGGGCCAGCCCCGCCATGTCTCCGGTTGCCAGCACAGACGCCGTCCGGAAGAGGCGCTCCAGCAGTCCGCTCAGGCCTGACGCCGTAATGACCACCAGCGCAAACAGCAGGACGTACAGGATCAGCCGGCGGAGGGTGGCAATACCACTGGCCGGGGCGGTGGCAGCTGTGTCCGTCGGCCCTGTCATGGCTTCACCGGCACTGCCCGGCAGGCGGTCAGGGGATACGGCGGCCGGTCAATCATCCATTTCCCATTCACCTTCAGGAGCGAGAACGCCTCCTCCATTTCATACTCGGACGGGCCGAAAGGTCCGCCCTGGGATGACTGGACGATCGAAACTTTCACGGTGGCTGAATCGGCCCGCTCCGTCGTCGAAACCAATACGACCCTTGCCGGGCGTGGCTCACCGTCGTAGGACCCGCTGCACCTGCTGCGCGCCCCCGTGGTGAGGAAGGATTCCGCGGTGGGAACGTCGCCGTCAATCACTGCCTTGCTGTACCGCTGGACCACTCCGGCGGGGCTGGCCTCATCCAGCGGGGCCGGATCACCTCGCGTGAAAACCACGGCCAGCGCAACCACCACCAGCAAAAGCACCACGCCCACCAGCGCGAGCAGGATCCGGTCCGGTTTTCGCGCTTTCTCGTCCCCCATGCCGCAAGTATGGGGCACGGGCGGCGGATTTCGCCCCCGTCTTTCGACCTCCATATGGAAAAGCCCTGGTCGCGGCGGAAACGGGGTCGGCGGAAGCCCGCTGCACCACTGCCCTTACAGAGGCATCTTTATGAGGCAGTGTTGCACCGGCTGCAACAATCCGGTTCTAATCGCTGTCTTTCATCCGGGTCGTAGCGTCTGCGCCAGGGCGCTCGAAGCGGATGAAAAATGTTTCACCCGGCTATTGACTGTGGTGCGCATCACCATCTAGCTTGAAACAACCACGTTGCAGCAGTTGCAACTCCTACTTTTACTGGTGGTTCAATGAGCATCAAACCAAACTCTTCCCGGGCAGGAGCCATTGCCAGTGCCGTCAATGCTCCTGGCCGGGCAGGCCGCTGCGCGGACAGCACGGTGGCCAGCAAAGATGTACGACGTCGAGTGGTCACCGCGAGCTTCATCGGCAACTTCGTGGAATGGTTCGACTACGCCGTGTACGGCTACCTCGCGGCCGTCATTTCCTCAGTCTTTTTTCCCGAGGCGGACCGGCAAACGGCATTGCTGGCAACCTTCGGCGTCTTTGCGGTTTCCTTCTTCGTCCGGCCACTGGGCGGATTCTTCTGGGGCCACATCGGCGACAGGCTCGGCCGGCGCAAAGCCCTGTCCCTCTCTATCGTCATCATGTCCGTCTCCACCTTCTGCATCGCCCTCATTCCCGGCTATGGAACCATCGGCATGCTGGCCCCGGTCCTGTTGCTCCTGGTCCGCGTGGTCCAGGGGTTCTCGGCATCCGGAGAATATGCGGGAGCCTCAGCCTTCCTGGTGGAATACGCACCGGCCAACCGCCGCGGACTCTATGCCGCGGTAGTCCCGGCAAGCACCGCCGCGGGCCTGCTCCTGGGCTCCCTGATCGCTGCGCTCCTCAGCTCCGTGCTCAGCACCGACCAGCTGCACGAGTGGGGCTGGCGGCTACCGTTCCTCCTGGCCGCACCCATGGGCCTGATCGGCCGCTACATCCGCACCAAGCTGGAGGACACCCCTGCCTTCCGCGCCCTGGCTGAGCAGGAGGAGTCGGTGCCCAAAGCTCCCGCTCTGGACATGTTCCGGACCTACCGCAAACAGCTGCTGATCGCCTGTGGGGCAGTGCTGCTCAATGCCGTTGGCTTCTACGTCATCCTCAGCTACATGCCCACCTACCTGTCCGAGGAACTGGGCTTCGGGCCCACCGAATCCTTCCTGGCCACTACCATCGCCCTGGCCAGCTACATCGGCTTCATCTTCCTGACCGGCATTGCCTCGGACCGGTTCGGCCGCAAGCGGATGCTGATCACCGCCTCCGTACTGTTCATGCTCCTGACCGTCCCGGCCTTCATGCTGCTGGACACCGGCAACTTCCTGGTGATCGTCCTGGTCCAGATCCTGTTGGGCGGGATGCTCACCCTCAACGACGGCACCCTGCCCAGCTTCCTGGCCGAACTGTTCCCCACCAAGGTCCGGTACAGCGGCTTCGCCGTCAGTTTCAACCTGTCCAACGCCTTGTTCGGCGGAACCGCGCCCTTCATGGCCACCCTGCTGATCGGCACGACCCAGAGCAAGCTGGCCCCCGGCTGGTACCTCGTAGCCGCCTCCGCCGTTTCCCTGATGGCCGTGCTGTTCGCCACAGAAACATCGCGGAAGCCCCTGAAGCACCTCTGAAGCCGCCCAAGCAACTCCGGGCAATCAGCGGCCCCAAAGCCAACCCCTACACAAACCAACACCAACTGCGCCAACAGCAGCTGGCACCCATTAGAAAGGCACTACCTTCGTGACTATCACCGCCGATAACGCCTCATCCATCGCCGAACTCGAGCGCCTCAAAGTCCTGCACATTGGCTCGAAGGGCAAGCTCACGTTCTCTGACGCAGAGTTCGAGCGGCGCCTGGGCGGCCTGCGCCAGATCATGGCAGCCAAGGACCTCGATGCAGTCATCCTGACCAGCTACCACGGCATCAAGTACTACTCCGACTTCCTGTACACCACGTTCGGCCGCAACTACGCGCTGGTGGTCACCGCGGACGACTCGGTCACCGTCACCGCGAACATCGACGCCGGCATGCCCTGGCGCACCTCCTACGGCGAGAACATCGTCTACACCGACTGGCGCCGCGACAACTTCTACTTCGGCCTGCAGGAGGCACTGCGCCAGCGCGGCGTCAAAGCCGCCCGGATCGGCGTCGAGGACGACTTCCTCCCCGGCCTGACCCGCGAAAAGATCGCCGCCGCCTTCCCGGGCGCCGAGCTCCTGGACGTCTCGCAGGACGCCATGCGCCAGCGCATGATCAAGTCCCCCGAGGAGATCGAGGTGATCAAGCACGGCGCCCGCATCGGCGACCTGGGCGGCGAGGCCATCCGCGCGGCGATCCGCGAGGGCATCACCGAGTATGAGGTAGCTCTGATCGGCACCGAGGCCATGGTGCACGAGATCGCCAGGACGTTCCCGCACCGCGAGGTCCGCGACACCTGGGTGTGGTTCCAGTCCGGCATCAACACCGACGGCGCGCATAACTGGGCCACCACCCGGAAGCTGCAGAAGGGCGACATCCTCTCGCTCAACTGCTTCCCGATGACCTCCGGCTACTACACCGCCCTGGAGCGGACGCTCTTCCTGGGCCAGCCGGACGAACGCTCCCTGGAACTGTGGAACATCAACGTGGAGGTGCACCGCCGCGGCCTGGAACTTATCAAGCCCGGTGCCGTCTGCAAGGACATCGCCGCCGAGCTCAACGAGATCTACATCAGTCACGGACTGCTCGCCAACCGCACCTTCGGCTACGGCCACTCCTTTGGAGTCCTGAGCCACTACTACGGCCGTGAAGCCGGGCTGGAGTTGCGCGAGGACATCGACACCGTCCTGGAACCCGGCATGGTGGTCTCCATGGAACCCATGATCACGGTGGCGGACGGCCTGCCTGGCGCCGGCGGCTACCGTGAGCACGACATCCTGGTCATCGGCGAGGATACGGTGGAGAACATCACCAAGTTCCCGTTCGGCCCGGAACACAACATCATCCAGGCATAACCATCAGCGCCGGGAAGCGGCGCCACGGGCACGTGGCGCCGCTTCTGCCGTCCATGAGGAAAGATGGTGTTCACCATGACTCCTGCAACAACTTCCGACAGCAACGGCACCGGCACCAACGGCGGGACGGACACGAAAGGCGCCTCCGTCGTCGTCAATGCCATTGCCGTCCTGCGCACCTTCACCGCCGACGAACCCCTGCTGGGCGTCACGGAAATCGCCAACCGCGTGGGCATGCACAAGAGCAGCGTCTCCCGGATCCTGGCCACTTTCGAGCAGGAAAACCTGGTGGAACGGGACCCGGAAACCAAGCGGTTCCGGCTGGGCCTGGGACTCATCGCCGTCGCCGGACCGCTGCTGGCCGAGATGGAGGAGCGGCGCGTTGCCTACCCCGTGCTGCGGCAGTTGACCGAGCAGACCGGCGAGACCAGTGCGCTGATGCTCTGGAACGGGGACGAGGCCATCTGCGTGGAGCAAATCGCCAGCCACCACCAGATCAAGCACACCACGCCCCTCGGCGCCCGGTACCGGGACGCCATGAGCGCGTCCGTCCAGGTGTTCCTGTCCACCCTGCCGGCCGAGCGGGTGCGGGAGCTGCTGCGCAGCGGGACCATCGCCTTTCCGGGAATGGACGACGCCGGGCTTGCGGCTTACGAGGCCAGGCTCCACGACGTGGCGCAGCGGGGATGGGCGGGCAACTACGGCGAATCGTCCATGGATGAGGTGGGCGTTGCCGCCCCGGTCCGCGACCACCGCGGCGACGTGGTGGCGGCCGTCCTGATCCCGGCGCCCCGCTTCAGGGTGTCGAAGGAGCAGTTCGAGAGCCTGGGTGATGCCTGTGTGGCCGCCGCCGCTAAAGTGACCACCCGGTTGGGCGGCCGGCCAGCAACCTGATGTTGCTGGCCGGGACAGCCCTTACGACCAGGTGATGTAGGAGCCGGTCGGGCTCCAGTGGATGACGCCGCCCTGGTAGTTCTGGGCCACGCTTCCGTCATTGCCTGTCGCGTATTCATCGCTGGTGGGGTAGCCGAGGCGACCCGATTCAAACCCTGTGGAGGCCCAAATTGAGCGGATCGCGCCGATGGAGATGTGGGCTCCTGTGGCCGGTGACCAGATGATGGCGCCGCCCTGGTAGTTCTGGTAGACCCCGCCGTTCTTGAGGCCGCCCACTTCGTCGG
This window encodes:
- a CDS encoding M24 family metallopeptidase, translating into MTITADNASSIAELERLKVLHIGSKGKLTFSDAEFERRLGGLRQIMAAKDLDAVILTSYHGIKYYSDFLYTTFGRNYALVVTADDSVTVTANIDAGMPWRTSYGENIVYTDWRRDNFYFGLQEALRQRGVKAARIGVEDDFLPGLTREKIAAAFPGAELLDVSQDAMRQRMIKSPEEIEVIKHGARIGDLGGEAIRAAIREGITEYEVALIGTEAMVHEIARTFPHREVRDTWVWFQSGINTDGAHNWATTRKLQKGDILSLNCFPMTSGYYTALERTLFLGQPDERSLELWNINVEVHRRGLELIKPGAVCKDIAAELNEIYISHGLLANRTFGYGHSFGVLSHYYGREAGLELREDIDTVLEPGMVVSMEPMITVADGLPGAGGYREHDILVIGEDTVENITKFPFGPEHNIIQA
- a CDS encoding IclR family transcriptional regulator; protein product: MVFTMTPATTSDSNGTGTNGGTDTKGASVVVNAIAVLRTFTADEPLLGVTEIANRVGMHKSSVSRILATFEQENLVERDPETKRFRLGLGLIAVAGPLLAEMEERRVAYPVLRQLTEQTGETSALMLWNGDEAICVEQIASHHQIKHTTPLGARYRDAMSASVQVFLSTLPAERVRELLRSGTIAFPGMDDAGLAAYEARLHDVAQRGWAGNYGESSMDEVGVAAPVRDHRGDVVAAVLIPAPRFRVSKEQFESLGDACVAAAAKVTTRLGGRPAT
- a CDS encoding DUF5671 domain-containing protein; translation: MTGPTDTAATAPASGIATLRRLILYVLLFALVVITASGLSGLLERLFRTASVLATGDMAGLALSLAFTLIGGPLALLLWWFAWKRLDEVAERRAPGWGLYVTGMYAFSLIIATTSLLNLAASLVDRQESHWPSRLASGLVWAGIWWWHRWMWKHPSKPSSHLEDVRAVVGSVFGLLLGAGAAIAALSALLDVAIRGFMSTATLEPWWFPILRSLIWAAGGAVVWWWHWFREGGRRFRTGLVDVAIIAVGIFVAGMTALGGLGVILFVLLRLAFDRSDPLNDLLEPLAPAIAAAVIGAPVWRYHRTASIHRSTRTRRASLLVTSAVALAAAASGVGVVVNALLAAAVSPLAGGATRTLLLGGVSSLVVGAPIWWLAWKPRHQPHTADDIPPGRRLYLVAFFGVSAVAAVVTLLIIGYRLFEFLLGDVSGGSLLDRVRAPLGLLVAAGLVAGYHFALWRHDRALLAAAAPVHKRVIERVTLISGYPPDAVEPEALARGIADATGGAKVTTWLRADDAGTGLPPSPALPAGVEEVTRQVSAALEGVTAQHVLVVAGPGTRLEVIRLVASDGTGAGKTAARSAASPGADQR
- a CDS encoding MFS transporter — protein: MSIKPNSSRAGAIASAVNAPGRAGRCADSTVASKDVRRRVVTASFIGNFVEWFDYAVYGYLAAVISSVFFPEADRQTALLATFGVFAVSFFVRPLGGFFWGHIGDRLGRRKALSLSIVIMSVSTFCIALIPGYGTIGMLAPVLLLLVRVVQGFSASGEYAGASAFLVEYAPANRRGLYAAVVPASTAAGLLLGSLIAALLSSVLSTDQLHEWGWRLPFLLAAPMGLIGRYIRTKLEDTPAFRALAEQEESVPKAPALDMFRTYRKQLLIACGAVLLNAVGFYVILSYMPTYLSEELGFGPTESFLATTIALASYIGFIFLTGIASDRFGRKRMLITASVLFMLLTVPAFMLLDTGNFLVIVLVQILLGGMLTLNDGTLPSFLAELFPTKVRYSGFAVSFNLSNALFGGTAPFMATLLIGTTQSKLAPGWYLVAASAVSLMAVLFATETSRKPLKHL